The following is a genomic window from Babesia bovis T2Bo chromosome 4 map unlocalized Chr4_1, whole genome shotgun sequence.
ACATCTTCTGTTTTAGGCCCCTATGTACACCGCCTGTACGTTGTTGCAATTTCGCACAGGCGCCAAGCAGCAATCATCTAGTGACATAAGCAGTTGCGAATCCATTTAAAAATATCTCAGCCTCATGTACACCTTTGTGTCAACCACCATATTAAGTACTTTACTTAATCAGTTGTACCTCATTTGACTATTTACCACACACtgcttacacatttcgGGTGGTATGCTCCACTATAAAACTAAAACCCCAATCAATCGAGGCCTAGTTATTAACAGATTTTATACAGGCCGTGTCTGTATTATATCGGCTTTAAAACCCCTGTCTATCGTGGGAAGTTGTGGACCATCGGAGCAACTGTACCCACCGAGGGTGATAGCTGATAACATATTGCAGGGAAAGAATTTTCGTCGTTTCCCCGCCACATACTGATTTACATAGGGAGGTAGTTACTCTCCACTGTTACTATTATTGGATCAAGCTACTTATATATTAAGACACCGTCGAAGCCAGCAAATACGCATTGTATGGATATATCGACTGCCATCAAATCTTTTAACAATGAAGCTGTCTactgtttatattttacaatgtATCTTGGCTATAAGTGCCATCAACTACATCCAATATCCCGTATGTGCTGAAGATGTCGAAGACTCAATAGAGGATATTGTTGATGAAAAGAGCGAACAGCCTCCCATTAGCATCGATCTACGAGATGGAAAGGCTGAAGAAGAGACGGAAAAGCCAGAAGTGGAAGTGACAGAACCCGAAGACTTCGTTAGCCTgtctgatgatgaaatgacCCAAGCTGCTAAGCATGGTGAAAGCCATACTTACCAGGCTGATTTCGCACGTGTCATGGATATCATCGTAAATTCCCTTTACTCAAATAAAGATGTATTCCTTAGGGAGCTCATTTCCAACTCAgcagatgcacttgaaaaatacaaaatCGTGGAATTGCGTGAAAATCGGTCGGAGTCCGTCGATGAGTTAGCTATTAAGATCAGAGTTTCGAAGAATAAACGTACTTTGACGATTCTAGATACTGGTGTTGGTATGACCAAGCACGAACTTATCAACAACCTTGGAACAATCGCCAAGTCTGGTACCGCTAATTTCATTGATGCCATTACCAAAGGTGAAAATGATTCTAACCTAATAGGACAGTTCGGTGTTGGCTTTTACTCTGTTTTCCTAGTAGCAGACAGTGTTGTTGTGCAAAGCAAGCATTTAGAGGACAAACAGTATGTGTGGAAATCGTCAGCTGATACTAAATACGAACTGTATGAAGATCCCAAGGGAAACACACTTGGAGAACATGGTACGCAAATCACTCTCTTCCTTAGAGAGGATGCTACGGAGTATTTAGAGATTGATAAGATTGAGGAACTGATTAAGAAACACAGCCAGTTTGTGAGGTTCCCTATCTATGTTCTGAAAGCGGTAAAAGGTGAGCCAGAAGCTAAGTGGCAACATgtaaatgatattaaacCAATATGGGCTAGGGACAAATCGGAGATCACCGAAGATGAATACACCGCCTTTTACAAGGCAATTAGTGGATCTACCTCGAAACCCTTGGCTCATATTCATTTTGTCGCTGAAGGTGACATCGATTTCAGAGCGCTGCTGTACATCCCAGAAAGACCAAAAAGTGCATATTTCGATAATGAAGATGTGGGACACCACGTTAAAATATACGCACGAAGGGTGCTGGTATCTGACAGTCTACCCAACTTTTTGCCACGTTACCTTTATTCGCTTCACGGTGTTGTTGACAGTGACAATTTCCCTCTTAATGTGTCTAGAGAACACTTGCAACAAAGCAAGATGATTAAAATCATCGCCAAGAAGATAGTAAGATCTGTATTGACAACCTTGGAGAACCTCATGAAGGAAAGCATGGAAAACAAGAAACAGCTTCGTGAAGAATTGGAAAGTGAAACAGATGAGGAAAAGAAAAAAGAATTGAAAACAAAGATATCAGAGAAATCAACCTTTGACAAGTTCTACCAGAATTTCAAGGGTTCGTTGAAGGTTGCCTGCTACGACGATCCTGCAAACAGGAAGAAGATAGCCAAATTATTGAAATATCAGACTTCAAAACACAAAGATGAAGAAATTACATTGGAACAATATGTTGCAGAGATGCAAGAAGGTCAGTTGTTGATATACTATGCCAGTGGAGAGTCATACGATGCCATCCATAACAGTCCTCATCTACAGGGATTCAGAAAACGTGGTATAGATGTTCTATATCTCACCGACACGATGGATGAATCTTGTGTTACACAGATGTTTGAATACGAGGGCAGATCATTCAAATCAGTACAAAAGGGTGATGTAGAATTCCAACGTACAGAGGAAGACCTCGAAAAGGACCGTGTCACAATGAAAAAATATGCACCCCTAGTTAAGCTTTTCAAGCAGCACATCGATGACATATATGATGTGAAGCTGTCGCACAGGCTTACCGATGATCCTTGCACTGTTGTTGCTGCTGACTGGGGTATGTCAGCACATATGGAAAAGATTGTTAAATCTTATGTTGTCAACAAACATGAAGGCGATATGAATTCATACACTTCAGGTTTACGCTCTCGCATTCTAGAAATCAATGCGGAACACCCTATTATGCTCGAAATGCTTAAAAGGGCAATCAATGAAGCCGATGATTCTAGTTTCATTGATTCAATCAAACTTCTCTACAACGCAGCAAAGTTGGCAGGAGGATTCACCATTGAGAATCCCAGTGTAATTTCACACAGTGCATATGCCTATTTGTCCGACAAGCTTAAGGTCGATTCATCCGTTACTTTAGAAGACATTCCATATACTCCTGAACCAGAAAAGGAGGATGATCCTCTTAAGATGCCTGAAGGTTTGGAATTAGAAGAAATTGATTTAGACAAAGATGGTAAACCAGCCAACGATGAGTTGTAAAACTTTTTAGTCAATTTTTTTTACACATTAGTCAATGTGTCGCTGGATGGTTGGGTGCCTTCCGGCTCAGACAGGCACTAGAAGTGTAGCATATCACATAATTCAtttgatataataaatggGTATACCGGTGTGCAGTAATATAGATCTTTTTGATCGCCTTTCTAAGCATTACAGCGGAGCCTGTATGCTGGTCAAGGCAACACCCTCTGCTAGAGACAAACTTTATACCTGTGGTTATAAATCATTTgtagatataataaataagCTGTATGAAAAGCGAAGCACAAGGAATGCCATTAAAAAGTTGGAATACGAGGACGAAAATGAGATTCTAAGTCTTCTGGATGCAGACATTGACACATCCCTCCTGAATGCAGTCGAAAGTaacataccaaactttGACATTAAAGATTTAGAGTTTGTTGGATATCCTTTGTGGTTTACAGAATGGGCGGTAACGCTGGCAAAGATACTTCGTTCAACGCGCCATAAGACCTTAGGTATTCCATTGGATGCAAAAGGTTTAATGGTATGTTGTACATCAAATGACGATGCTAAAACGGTTATGGATATGCTAGGAGAGCTAGAAtcaaataaaacatactCAGTTGTCATTATTGGGGAAGGGAACTTCGCACAACTTACAGAATCCTTAACGTTGGTTTATAAAGAACAAATATTTGTCCATGTTTTAAATGATTTAAACGAAAAATTAGCAAGTGAACCAGATTGCCAAAAATTTGCGGCATTTTTTATGAACGTCGAAGAGCATTACATCTCCAAATCACTGGTGCCATTGACCACGGAACATAAACAAGATGTAGCTTCTCTGTGCCTCAAGCTTGCTAAATCTAAATCGCATGAACCTGATTATGAAACTATGAAATCTATATTTATTGCGATGCAGGAAGAGACGCTTTCTGGTACATCGGTTGGTTATGTAGACCTTGTATCGCGAGGTTGTGACCATGAATTGCAAGGTATTGCGTATGTGTATAGCGCCATATCGAATCGAAAGATGCTAAACAAAATGGTTCTGTCGGATAACGATAATGTAGAATATGATGGAGAGGCTGTAACTTCATCCAACGATGCGGCTATTGTTGACCTGGATAAAGCCATATCGATATTTTTGAAATACAACTCAAAAACAGATGCTTTATTAGCAGCCATTTTAGCAGCTACAATAGGTGGTACGGCAGAAGCCACCAAGATGGCCTCCATAAGTGCAACCATGGAGCTAAATAGCAAGGCTGACTTTGTTAGAATGGCGTTGTCATTGGAATCATCAACTTTCTTTACAACGAAACATAGAAAACGCAACTTCAATTTAGTGATGGCAGGTAATCTATATTCGAAAGCCGGAATTGTTAATCTTACCAAAAGATGCTACATGTTGGCTGTTCCCATGTTCAATAACAAAGGTTGGAATATCGCATCGGATTATCTGTATGGTACGCTGAGTCGTTACAACCCTTTGTACTGTATAGATGCTCTTAATGAGTTGGCAAATCAATATGAAACACTTTTATGTAATGGGCAACTGAATAGTAATGATGCCCATTCCCTTAAATCATCGTGGTATATTAGCGACCGTGAAATGGCCCATCTAAGAAGACTTATGAAATTATCCGTTATAGACCCCGAATTAAGATGTTCCAAAATAGAAACGCCCACAGTTATATCGCCTGCATACAAATATAATCCCGGATTGGTCTACGACAAAGCGGATATCCCAAAGTTAAACGGTGATATACCGTATCTCGTACGTGTTccgtttatatttttacGAAACAAAGGGGGTGTACATGGGCGTAATTGTGGTCTCTTATCAACCAGGCAATTTTATGCCTCATCAAACCCCAATGAAGACTCTGTATGCAGTGCAGTAGATGACTTTGAACTGCAGGAATCCACCATGAAACAAAATGTGAAAACAATGTCTGAAAATGATGCAACGTGGAAACGATGTTATGATTTTATTAGTGATTATggaaatatatcatataaagtTGATTCAGATTCAGGTTATTTTCTTCCCAAGGAATCCCCCATGCATACCGTGAAATATACCATAAACGAACCCAGCATTATAAAGCTCGAATTAATTAATCCACTCAACATTGGTATTCATTGTGATGATTTCCACCTTCTTATAAAGGGTAAGGATTCAAGTTGGTGGGAAACCGCTTCTATGGCTGATACAACTGCTTCTGATACATCAAATGCAAACCCTAAGGACAACTTCGTCTATTTATCCGAAGGTGACAGGCGCACAGTATATCTTAAGTTCTGTGTTTCACAACC
Proteins encoded in this region:
- a CDS encoding Hsp90 family protein; the protein is MKLSTVYILQCILAISAINYIQYPVCAEDVEDSIEDIVDEKSEQPPISIDLRDGKAEEETEKPEVEVTEPEDFVSLSDDEMTQAAKHGESHTYQADFARVMDIIVNSLYSNKDVFLRELISNSADALEKYKIVELRENRSESVDELAIKIRVSKNKRTLTILDTGVGMTKHELINNLGTIAKSGTANFIDAITKGENDSNLIGQFGVGFYSVFLVADSVVVQSKHLEDKQYVWKSSADTKYELYEDPKGNTLGEHGTQITLFLREDATEYLEIDKIEELIKKHSQFVRFPIYVLKAVKGEPEAKWQHVNDIKPIWARDKSEITEDEYTAFYKAISGSTSKPLAHIHFVAEGDIDFRALLYIPERPKSAYFDNEDVGHHVKIYARRVLVSDSLPNFLPRYLYSLHGVVDSDNFPLNVSREHLQQSKMIKIIAKKIVRSVLTTLENLMKESMENKKQLREELESETDEEKKKELKTKISEKSTFDKFYQNFKGSLKVACYDDPANRKKIAKLLKYQTSKHKDEEITLEQYVAEMQEGQLLIYYASGESYDAIHNSPHLQGFRKRGIDVLYLTDTMDESCVTQMFEYEGRSFKSVQKGDVEFQRTEEDLEKDRVTMKKYAPLVKLFKQHIDDIYDVKLSHRLTDDPCTVVAADWGMSAHMEKIVKSYVVNKHEGDMNSYTSGLRSRILEINAEHPIMLEMLKRAINEADDSSFIDSIKLLYNAAKLAGGFTIENPSVISHSAYAYLSDKLKVDSSVTLEDIPYTPEPEKEDDPLKMPEGLELEEIDLDKDGKPANDEL
- a CDS encoding ER-Golgi trafficking TRAPP I complex 85 kDa subunit family protein, with the translated sequence MLVKATPSARDKLYTCGYKSFVDIINKLYEKRSTRNAIKKLEYEDENEILSLLDADIDTSLLNAVESNIPNFDIKDLEFVGYPLWFTEWAVTLAKILRSTRHKTLGIPLDAKGLMVCCTSNDDAKTVMDMLGELESNKTYSVVIIGEGNFAQLTESLTLVYKEQIFVHVLNDLNEKLASEPDCQKFAAFFMNVEEHYISKSLVPLTTEHKQDVASLCLKLAKSKSHEPDYETMKSIFIAMQEETLSGTSVGYVDLVSRGCDHELQGIAYVYSAISNRKMLNKMVLSDNDNVEYDGEAVTSSNDAAIVDLDKAISIFLKYNSKTDALLAAILAATIGGTAEATKMASISATMELNSKADFVRMALSLESSTFFTTKHRKRNFNLVMAGNLYSKAGIVNLTKRCYMLAVPMFNNKGWNIASDYLYGTLSRYNPLYCIDALNELANQYETLLCNGQLNSNDAHSLKSSWYISDREMAHLRRLMKLSVIDPELRCSKIETPTVISPAYKYNPGLVYDKADIPKLNGDIPYLVRVPFIFLRNKGGVHGRNCGLLSTRQFYASSNPNEDSVCSAVDDFELQESTMKQNVKTMSENDATWKRCYDFISDYGNISYKVDSDSGYFLPKESPMHTVKYTINEPSIIKLELINPLNIGIHCDDFHLLIKGKDSSWWETASMADTTASDTSNANPKDNFVYLSEGDRRTVYLKFCVSQPGTYKVCGFAWKLFGCVTCWVPLYLCGSRKTRGAPLAVESHQTLDEYAENRKIDNGLSFTVTDTHPEIAIVLSKVAKIPPDAIPLNMDCRYFSDVNDYLGVSDTDAKYETDEGGNLSKCEAIAGEYVITKLTIKNIGTATIDAISLSMKTSGRCIVSSYPFAYHPHGTNINVMWEDPAKCNLGSISGNKSYQVTLKNDVDGLISANGTITILILMVPRVADAPSVICMQGRVRTSSKCYNVDGNISFWRFYTVDNGLDVSYEYDHSLEKMVKCSIVNNSKADIKSLCLYGVDKNPIKTHIETQQYSNEQSVVDSKRNSILLVSPFNPEDPSVTLKWKCGEAVGLQTDNIFVDSKAHVLVKITSDVSMLRYEGAPILVHIKVILENPTDEVIPYLKVKATKDKAAANIHAWYYVGLLTVDVPQILPRSKACIVFDAILPLPGVYSFTYKDINITPTKSLSITPCIQHMISVE